One window from the genome of Actinoplanes teichomyceticus ATCC 31121 encodes:
- a CDS encoding nitroreductase family protein: protein MEFDEVVRRRRMIRGYDPERPVPPELIDKIVRHGLRAPSAGFSQGWGFLVLTSPADRDRFWSSTAYGAGDPGGWLDRMRTAPLIIVALSNKSVYLDRYAESDKGWTDRDEARWPVPYWDIDTGFAALLMHLTAVSEELGSCFFGVPADRVRDFRAAFGVPEEFTPVGALTVGYPGTDKRSPSLKRGHRPVDDVVHHGRWAPAGPAPSASGEA from the coding sequence ATGGAGTTCGACGAGGTGGTCCGCCGGCGCCGGATGATCCGCGGGTACGACCCGGAGCGCCCGGTGCCGCCGGAACTGATCGACAAGATCGTCCGGCACGGCCTGCGCGCCCCCTCGGCCGGCTTCTCGCAGGGCTGGGGCTTCCTGGTGCTCACCTCGCCCGCGGACCGGGACCGGTTCTGGTCGAGCACGGCGTACGGAGCCGGCGACCCCGGCGGCTGGCTCGACCGGATGCGTACCGCGCCGCTGATCATCGTGGCCCTGTCCAACAAGTCGGTCTACCTGGATCGGTACGCCGAGAGCGACAAGGGCTGGACGGATCGGGACGAGGCGCGCTGGCCGGTGCCGTACTGGGACATCGACACCGGATTCGCCGCGCTGCTGATGCACCTGACCGCGGTCAGCGAGGAGCTCGGCTCGTGCTTCTTCGGGGTTCCGGCCGACCGGGTGCGCGACTTCCGGGCGGCGTTCGGGGTGCCGGAGGAGTTCACCCCGGTCGGCGCGCTCACCGTCGGCTATCCGGGAACCGACAAGAGGTCTCCGTCACTCAAACGCGGCCACCGGCCGGTGGACGATGTGGTGCATCATGGCCGGTGGGCTCCGGCCGGGCCGGCCCCGTCGGCGTCCGGCGAGGCCTGA
- a CDS encoding type II toxin-antitoxin system VapB family antitoxin → MIFKAVRDGAPYPDHHTTLKAWAEIPPRPIRLADLITTKRELALDKLLAEDSTFYGDLFPHVVEYQGALYLEDGLHRALRAALQQRNQIHARVLVVEG, encoded by the coding sequence GTGATCTTCAAAGCGGTCCGGGACGGAGCCCCGTACCCCGATCACCACACCACGTTGAAGGCGTGGGCGGAGATCCCGCCGCGGCCCATCCGGCTGGCCGACCTGATCACCACGAAACGCGAGCTGGCGCTGGACAAGCTGCTCGCCGAGGACTCGACGTTCTACGGCGACCTCTTCCCCCACGTGGTGGAGTATCAGGGCGCCCTCTACCTGGAGGACGGCCTGCACCGGGCGCTGCGGGCCGCCCTGCAGCAGCGCAATCAGATCCACGCGCGGGTGCTGGTCGTCGAGGGGTGA